In the genome of Candidatus Rokuibacteriota bacterium, one region contains:
- a CDS encoding esterase: protein MHTLRVVVGFALGLAVTSGAYAAGIEIAEIGSFHVGGRQVTLSGLPKREIVFTPGSPPFVVDPNGDFEAEQMYVQYIQLTAPRAKYPLLLWHGGGLTGVTWESKPDGRPGWQMFFLRAGHSVYVSDAVERGRASWARYPEIFKTEPFFRTKKEAWELFRIGPKGSYATDPAKRVAHPGQQFPTSAFDQFTKQGVPRWATTDAATQVAYDALVQKVCPCVVLVHSQGGNFGFNAALKAPEKVKAVVAIEPSGAPDPAKVAVASLKGVPHLFVWGDYLDTQELWMKIMPNVTRYRDALRTTGGTAEWLDLPKAGIAGNTHMLMMDGNSDQVATRIQDWMAKQGLMR, encoded by the coding sequence ATGCATACGCTCAGGGTCGTCGTGGGTTTCGCGCTGGGGCTGGCGGTCACCTCGGGCGCCTATGCGGCCGGAATCGAGATCGCGGAGATCGGGAGCTTCCACGTCGGCGGCCGGCAGGTCACGCTGTCGGGACTTCCCAAGAGGGAGATCGTGTTCACCCCGGGCTCTCCGCCGTTCGTCGTCGATCCCAACGGCGACTTCGAGGCGGAGCAGATGTACGTGCAGTACATCCAGCTCACTGCCCCGAGAGCCAAGTATCCCCTCCTCCTGTGGCACGGAGGGGGTCTCACCGGCGTCACGTGGGAGAGCAAGCCCGATGGGCGCCCGGGATGGCAGATGTTCTTTCTGCGCGCCGGCCACAGCGTGTACGTCTCCGATGCTGTCGAGCGCGGCCGCGCTTCCTGGGCTCGCTACCCGGAGATTTTCAAGACCGAGCCGTTCTTCCGCACGAAGAAGGAGGCATGGGAGCTGTTCCGGATCGGGCCCAAGGGCTCGTACGCCACCGACCCGGCGAAGCGTGTCGCCCATCCGGGCCAGCAGTTCCCGACCAGCGCGTTCGACCAGTTCACGAAGCAGGGGGTGCCGCGGTGGGCCACCACCGACGCTGCCACGCAGGTGGCGTACGACGCGCTCGTGCAAAAGGTCTGCCCCTGTGTCGTGCTGGTGCACAGTCAGGGCGGCAACTTCGGCTTCAACGCCGCCCTGAAGGCGCCGGAGAAGGTCAAGGCGGTCGTCGCGATCGAGCCCTCCGGCGCGCCGGACCCGGCGAAGGTCGCCGTCGCGAGCCTCAAGGGCGTACCCCACCTCTTCGTGTGGGGTGACTACCTCGACACGCAGGAACTCTGGATGAAGATCATGCCGAACGTGACACGGTACCGTGACGCGCTGCGGACCACCGGAGGCACGGCCGAGTGGCTGGACCTGCCCAAGGCCGGCATCGCCGGCAACACCCACATGCTGATGATGGACGGCAACTCGGACCAGGTCGCGACGCGCATCCAGGACTGGATGGCGAAGCAGGGATTGATGAGATGA
- a CDS encoding ABC transporter substrate-binding protein encodes MSDGIQCSTRRGFVRGSIALTAGVALAPGLARAQGKPLVTGSFGPAITLYAPFMVVEVEGLARAEGLDFKIVVTDGGARTRQVIAAGQASHAHGDASHPLQLTNRGKPTKILMGTESRCPYANIVVRKDLYDQGITTPEKFGYWKRPDGSKPVIAATAIGSGTWMYGSYVLERYGVAEKVNWVAAGGAKTMLGGLSSKQLDAIVASPAIQFDAEDRGWGRVIYDVRDQAAWDRAFGGPIPTTAVYALASTTQAPDVTQAFVNAVYRAMQWLKAHGVDEIYARVGEKYMGDQSPQATKREIAYFKQLWKYDGMMSEADFRNGGKVWFREGTDIKPISFADAVDARFLVNAHRKYSSG; translated from the coding sequence ATGAGTGACGGTATCCAGTGTTCGACGCGCAGGGGTTTCGTCCGGGGCAGCATCGCTCTGACCGCCGGCGTGGCCCTCGCTCCCGGTCTGGCGCGAGCGCAGGGCAAGCCGCTGGTCACCGGCTCCTTCGGCCCGGCGATCACGCTCTACGCCCCGTTCATGGTGGTCGAGGTCGAGGGGCTGGCGCGCGCGGAGGGCCTCGACTTCAAGATCGTGGTCACCGACGGCGGCGCCCGGACGCGCCAGGTCATCGCCGCCGGGCAGGCGAGCCACGCCCACGGGGACGCCAGTCACCCGCTCCAGCTCACCAACCGCGGCAAGCCGACGAAGATCCTGATGGGCACCGAGTCGCGCTGCCCGTACGCGAACATCGTGGTCCGCAAGGACCTCTACGACCAGGGCATCACGACGCCCGAGAAGTTCGGCTACTGGAAGCGGCCGGATGGCAGCAAGCCGGTGATCGCGGCCACGGCGATCGGGTCGGGGACGTGGATGTACGGGAGCTACGTGCTCGAGCGCTACGGCGTGGCCGAGAAGGTGAACTGGGTGGCCGCGGGCGGCGCCAAGACGATGCTCGGCGGCCTCTCGTCGAAGCAGCTCGACGCGATCGTGGCGAGTCCAGCGATCCAGTTCGACGCGGAAGACCGCGGGTGGGGGCGCGTGATCTACGACGTGCGCGATCAGGCCGCGTGGGACCGAGCGTTCGGCGGGCCGATCCCGACGACCGCGGTCTACGCCCTGGCGTCGACGACCCAGGCCCCCGACGTCACCCAGGCCTTCGTCAATGCCGTCTACCGGGCGATGCAGTGGCTCAAGGCGCACGGCGTCGACGAGATCTACGCCCGGGTCGGGGAGAAGTACATGGGCGACCAGAGTCCACAGGCCACCAAGCGTGAGATTGCCTACTTCAAGCAGCTCTGGAAGTACGATGGGATGATGTCGGAGGCCGATTTCAGGAACGGCGGGAAGGTGTGGTTTCGGGAGGGCACGGACATCAAGCCCATCAGCTTCGCCGACGCCGTCGACGCGCGCTTTCTCGTCAACGCGCACCGGAAGTATAGCTCGGGGTAA
- a CDS encoding IMP dehydrogenase, which translates to MGDTVPIIADGGVRDDKDLFLALICGASSVMLGDMLSTKWVRPRPPRSRGRPRVRYNASRT; encoded by the coding sequence GTGGGGGACACGGTACCGATCATCGCCGACGGCGGCGTCAGGGACGACAAGGACCTGTTTCTGGCGCTCATCTGCGGGGCCTCCTCGGTGATGCTCGGCGACATGTTGTCGACGAAGTGGGTCCGCCCGCGACCGCCGAGATCCCGTGGAAGGCCTCGAGTCCGCTACAACGCGTCACGCACCTGA
- a CDS encoding alpha/beta fold hydrolase has product MVTTSFRFLAASVILTASLLTILVSVPVPAQGRQEDYRSLTVRTPDGLTIAVQQWGNPSGPEILFVHGFSQSHLSWVKQTRSDLAQAFRVITYDTRGHGGSDKPLGSFYDNVGHSPFWEDPARFNSELAAFVRASASR; this is encoded by the coding sequence ATGGTCACAACATCCTTCCGGTTCCTCGCCGCCTCGGTGATCCTGACGGCGTCGCTGCTGACGATCCTCGTGTCGGTGCCGGTGCCCGCGCAGGGCCGACAGGAGGACTACAGGTCGTTGACGGTGCGAACACCCGACGGTCTCACCATCGCCGTGCAGCAATGGGGCAATCCGAGCGGCCCCGAGATCCTGTTCGTCCACGGCTTCTCCCAGAGCCACCTCTCCTGGGTCAAACAGACGCGCAGCGATCTCGCCCAGGCGTTCCGCGTCATCACGTACGACACGCGCGGGCACGGTGGATCGGACAAGCCGCTGGGTTCCTTCTACGACAACGTCGGGCACAGTCCGTTCTGGGAAGACCCGGCCCGCTTCAACAGCGAGCTCGCAGCGTTCGTCCGCGCCAGCGCGAGCCGATAG
- a CDS encoding ABC transporter ATP-binding protein — protein sequence MTAPRVRIAVRDLCKTFALQGREVRAVDAVAFDIPEGEFVALIGPSGCGKSTILNIVAGLLAATSGSVLIDGDPVVANRPNRHVGYVFQRDTVYPWRTVARNIAYGLELAGAPRAERDHRVARIIHDAGLDGFGDAFPLALSGGMRQRVALMRTLITRPQILLMDEPFGALDTHTKLEMHRILLDIWEREQQTVLFVTHDLGEALTLSDRIVVLSARPGRVKEIFEVNLSRPRDAVALRESPDFAEAFSRIWHSLGEELRKGHVE from the coding sequence GTGACAGCCCCGCGGGTCCGCATCGCCGTCCGCGATCTCTGCAAGACCTTCGCCCTGCAGGGCCGCGAGGTGCGGGCGGTGGACGCGGTCGCCTTCGACATCCCGGAGGGCGAGTTCGTCGCCCTGATCGGCCCGTCGGGCTGCGGGAAGAGCACGATCCTGAACATCGTCGCCGGGCTCCTCGCGGCGACGTCGGGTTCCGTGCTGATCGACGGCGACCCCGTGGTCGCCAACCGTCCCAACCGTCACGTCGGTTATGTCTTCCAACGTGACACCGTGTACCCGTGGCGGACGGTGGCGCGCAACATCGCCTACGGGCTCGAGCTGGCCGGGGCGCCGCGGGCCGAGCGCGACCACCGTGTGGCCCGGATCATCCACGACGCGGGGCTCGACGGCTTCGGAGACGCCTTCCCGCTGGCGCTCTCGGGGGGCATGCGGCAGCGCGTCGCCCTCATGCGGACGCTCATCACGCGGCCGCAGATCTTGCTGATGGACGAGCCGTTCGGCGCGCTCGACACGCACACCAAGCTCGAGATGCACCGGATCCTCCTCGACATCTGGGAGCGCGAGCAGCAGACCGTGCTCTTCGTGACCCACGACCTGGGCGAGGCGCTGACGCTCTCCGATCGCATCGTCGTCCTGTCCGCGCGGCCGGGACGGGTGAAGGAGATCTTCGAGGTCAACCTATCGCGCCCGCGCGACGCGGTCGCCCTCCGCGAGTCGCCCGACTTCGCCGAGGCGTTCTCCCGGATCTGGCACTCGCTCGGCGAGGAGCTCCGAAAGGGGCACGTCGAGTGA
- a CDS encoding CoA transferase, whose protein sequence is MVPVAPAPRETLWHEHRGPLRGVRVIDVTSVIAGPFATNLLADFGAEVIKIEQPGAGDACRTIGPFARGESLRFPSLGRNKKCITLNLGDARGAALFRRLCADADVVVENYRPGVMERWRLGPDDLRTVNPRLIFVRISGYGQTGPYREKAGFGTPATAFAGLTYLLGYPDRPPLNVPIALADLLAGLYGALATVMALYWRDACDGGGQMADVSLYESVFRLLDALVAEYGVTGRVRERAGDTSGASPAGVYETGDGRHVVLVCSTDRTFNRLAEAIGRPDMVTDPRYSVNARRVEHRKAVDAIVSAWLKARPLEDSQRILDAVGCPLSPVYSVADIFADPQYQARGDIVEVDHPRLGKVPLPGLVPVFSLTPGRVVHGGPDLGTHNGAVLGGLLGLGAEEIESLRQKGVI, encoded by the coding sequence CTGGTACCCGTCGCGCCGGCGCCTCGCGAGACTCTCTGGCACGAGCACCGCGGGCCGCTTCGCGGCGTCCGCGTCATCGACGTCACGTCGGTGATAGCGGGGCCGTTCGCCACCAACCTGCTCGCCGACTTCGGCGCCGAGGTGATCAAGATCGAGCAGCCCGGCGCGGGCGACGCCTGTCGCACCATCGGCCCCTTCGCCCGCGGCGAGTCGCTTCGGTTCCCCAGCCTCGGACGCAACAAGAAGTGCATCACCCTCAATCTCGGCGACGCCCGTGGCGCCGCGCTCTTCAGACGGCTTTGCGCCGATGCCGATGTCGTCGTCGAGAACTACCGGCCCGGGGTGATGGAGCGCTGGCGGCTCGGTCCCGACGACCTGCGCACGGTGAACCCGCGCCTGATCTTCGTGCGCATCTCGGGCTACGGTCAGACGGGCCCCTACCGCGAGAAGGCCGGCTTCGGCACGCCGGCCACCGCGTTCGCCGGGTTGACTTACCTACTCGGGTATCCGGATCGGCCGCCGCTCAATGTCCCCATCGCGCTCGCGGACCTGCTGGCGGGCCTCTACGGCGCCCTGGCCACGGTGATGGCGCTCTACTGGCGGGACGCGTGCGACGGCGGGGGACAGATGGCCGATGTCTCACTCTACGAGTCGGTCTTCCGACTGCTCGACGCGCTCGTCGCGGAGTACGGGGTTACCGGGCGCGTGCGCGAGCGCGCTGGCGACACCAGCGGCGCCTCGCCGGCGGGCGTGTACGAGACGGGTGACGGGCGCCACGTCGTGCTCGTGTGCAGCACCGACCGCACGTTCAATCGGCTCGCCGAGGCGATCGGGCGTCCAGACATGGTGACCGATCCCCGCTACTCGGTCAATGCTCGCCGCGTGGAGCACCGGAAGGCCGTCGACGCGATCGTGAGCGCGTGGCTCAAGGCGCGGCCCCTCGAGGACAGCCAGCGCATTCTCGACGCGGTCGGGTGCCCGTTGAGCCCCGTCTACTCCGTGGCTGACATCTTCGCCGACCCCCAGTACCAGGCCCGCGGCGACATCGTCGAGGTGGACCATCCCCGCCTGGGCAAGGTGCCGCTGCCTGGGCTCGTGCCCGTGTTCTCGCTCACGCCCGGCCGCGTGGTGCACGGGGGGCCGGATCTTGGTACTCACAACGGGGCGGTGCTGGGAGGGCTGCTCGGGCTCGGCGCCGAGGAGATCGAGTCACTGCGCCAGAAGGGCGTGATCTGA